One Acidobacteriota bacterium DNA window includes the following coding sequences:
- a CDS encoding DUF2200 domain-containing protein: MDNTRVFRMAFASVYPHYISKAEKKGRTKEEVHAIIHWLTGYDEQTLQQQIDKKVDFETFFARAPRINPNVSKITGVICGYRVEEIEDKLMQQIRYLDKLVDELARGKAMDKILRK, from the coding sequence ATGGACAACACGAGAGTATTCAGAATGGCGTTCGCGAGCGTCTACCCGCATTACATCTCAAAGGCGGAGAAGAAGGGTCGTACGAAGGAGGAGGTGCATGCCATCATTCACTGGCTCACGGGCTACGATGAACAGACGCTGCAACAGCAGATCGACAAGAAGGTCGACTTCGAGACTTTCTTCGCCCGGGCACCACGGATCAACCCAAATGTGTCCAAGATCACCGGCGTGATCTGCGGCTATCGGGTGGAGGAGATCGAGGATAAGCTCATGCAACAGATCCGTTACTTGGACAAGCTGGTGGATGAACTGGCCAGGGGGAAGGCCATGGACAAGATCCTGAGGAAGTGA
- a CDS encoding PaaI family thioesterase — MLAPPLVNRPDVMVGFWSFERSGSPLAPKLIDDRGTQSTCLRGRPRSRERLVQDRYAALTLMEPGLEVLSVEFKVNFLAPAAGERFVAVGRVLRPGRTLTVCAADVHVEKSGRRMLIAAMQATMIASPFPDHKAV; from the coding sequence ATGCTTGCGCCGCCACTCGTCAATCGCCCGGACGTGATGGTCGGCTTCTGGAGTTTCGAACGGTCAGGTTCACCCCTTGCGCCGAAGCTCATCGATGATCGCGGGACGCAGTCCACCTGCTTGCGCGGACGTCCACGATCGCGAGAGCGTCTCGTGCAGGACCGCTACGCGGCGCTCACGCTCATGGAGCCGGGGCTCGAGGTGCTCTCGGTGGAGTTCAAGGTCAACTTCCTCGCCCCGGCAGCGGGCGAGCGCTTCGTTGCGGTGGGCAGGGTGCTCCGGCCCGGCCGGACGCTAACTGTATGCGCGGCCGACGTCCATGTCGAGAAAAGCGGGAGACGAATGCTCATCGCTGCAATGCAGGCGACGATGATCGCGTCCCCTTTCCCCGACCACAAGGCCGTATAA
- a CDS encoding putative toxin-antitoxin system toxin component, PIN family yields MRVFLDTNVLVAAFTTRGLCADVVRYVLAEHQLVSGDVILDELHDVLANRFKLPASTTKDILDLIRGQEVVAKPKKAGPVAIRDPDDGWVLASAIEGRCDVLVTGDRDLLDIAEAAPLPILSPRGFWEFVRR; encoded by the coding sequence GTGAGAGTGTTTCTCGACACCAATGTTCTGGTCGCCGCGTTTACCACTCGCGGGCTGTGCGCCGATGTCGTCCGGTATGTGCTGGCTGAGCATCAGCTGGTTTCCGGCGACGTCATTCTCGACGAACTTCACGACGTGCTGGCCAACCGCTTCAAGCTACCCGCTAGCACCACCAAGGACATCCTTGACCTGATACGAGGGCAAGAGGTCGTAGCGAAGCCCAAGAAAGCTGGGCCGGTGGCCATTCGGGATCCTGACGATGGCTGGGTCCTGGCTTCTGCGATTGAAGGTCGATGTGACGTCTTGGTTACGGGCGATCGTGACCTTCTGGATATCGCCGAAGCAGCCCCGTTGCCCATCTTGAGCCCGCGCGGTTTTTGGGAATTTGTTCGGAGATGA
- a CDS encoding ribbon-helix-helix protein, CopG family: MKSTLTIRLDKDLERQLDRQCKRTGQKRSDIVREALRRELSVRRFEELRRRALPFAEARGYLTDEDVMRDVS, translated from the coding sequence GTGAAATCAACACTGACCATTCGGCTCGACAAGGATCTCGAGCGCCAGCTCGATCGCCAGTGTAAGCGAACTGGCCAGAAGCGAAGCGATATTGTCCGGGAGGCCCTCCGACGCGAGCTTTCGGTGCGTCGGTTCGAGGAACTCCGACGTCGTGCCCTGCCGTTCGCTGAAGCCCGCGGCTACCTGACCGACGAGGACGTGATGCGGGATGTTTCGTGA
- a CDS encoding DinB family protein: MFSLDSLRELFRHMEWADAQVWDATAPLSAAPFDERLRGLLLHVHVAQRAFLHVWTGERVAFPDAAEFPTPASLRAWAEPYYRELDRFLDTLDGARLSEPIVMPWVKHFERRLGRDFQTPTLAETMFQLTSHSTYHRGQANTRLRELGATPPLVDYIAWVWLGRPARHDSGVSAVDPIAGLGAE; the protein is encoded by the coding sequence ATGTTTTCACTTGACTCGCTTCGCGAACTCTTCCGCCACATGGAGTGGGCCGACGCGCAGGTCTGGGACGCCACGGCCCCGCTCTCGGCGGCTCCATTTGACGAGCGTCTCCGCGGGCTGCTGCTCCACGTCCACGTCGCCCAACGCGCCTTTCTGCACGTGTGGACGGGAGAGCGCGTCGCGTTCCCGGACGCCGCCGAGTTTCCCACGCCGGCCAGCCTGCGCGCGTGGGCGGAGCCGTACTATCGCGAACTGGACCGCTTCCTCGACACGCTGGATGGCGCCCGGCTCTCCGAGCCGATCGTCATGCCGTGGGTGAAGCACTTCGAGCGGCGGCTGGGACGGGATTTTCAGACGCCGACGCTCGCCGAGACCATGTTCCAGCTCACGAGCCACTCCACCTATCATCGTGGCCAGGCAAACACCCGCCTGCGCGAGCTTGGCGCGACCCCGCCGCTCGTCGATTACATCGCGTGGGTCTGGCTCGGGCGGCCGGCGCGGCACGACAGCGGCGTCTCCGCCGTGGATCCGATCGCCGGGCTCGGGGCGGAGTAG
- a CDS encoding DUF2007 domain-containing protein: MEPLVRVLTTGDAGIIAVAKSLLDEEQIEYIVQNESLQELFGLNVTKPAEFLVRREAAERARDLLADLRAAADGEHP; this comes from the coding sequence ATGGAACCGCTTGTGCGCGTGCTGACGACCGGCGACGCGGGTATCATCGCCGTCGCCAAGTCGCTCCTCGATGAGGAGCAGATCGAGTACATCGTCCAGAACGAGAGCCTGCAGGAGCTGTTCGGCCTCAACGTGACGAAGCCGGCCGAGTTCCTGGTGCGCCGCGAGGCGGCGGAACGCGCGCGCGACCTGCTTGCCGATCTGCGTGCCGCCGCCGACGGCGAGCACCCATGA
- a CDS encoding transglutaminase domain-containing protein yields MPVLTSLVFTALPRRVTRPLTVALLVAWAVTMGALVNRSYLQGTSSNLATDLARYGSQATWRGVYYRGEKIGFTVGQTTPADDGFVIEEDARLQMSLLGATTAAIIRTTARVDREFALRSFDFSLDPGTGPIRIQGQVDGTRLSLTTTSAAGTRTETRQLPEPPALTLNLARRLAGAGLTPGARHQWTMFDPATLRNAPVTIEVGKRELAGAGLSRVPAFRVQMDFAGLRTTSWITDTGEVVREESPMGLMTIREPAERARGLAISDRVSADLLRAAAVVPTFAERAPRIDETRDVLRLRLRLDGADLPGGDALQGAGQTVRGNEFEIRDLLDMTPGAVDPHAGRHLAPEPLIESDAPEIREEADRAIAGAATARQKAERLTRYVNGLLDKKPTVSLPSAREVLRTKVGDCNEHTALYVAMARAAGIPARVAAGLVYVRGAFYYHAWPEVYLSDGTSRGLWLPVDPTLNQFPADATHVRLARGGLDKQAAILPLIGRIRIAITDVELAPTATRVVAGRRQDDLGTLDIPLARRPARGRCE; encoded by the coding sequence GTGCCTGTCTTGACCTCTCTTGTCTTTACCGCCCTCCCTCGTCGCGTCACCCGGCCGCTCACCGTTGCGCTGCTCGTCGCGTGGGCGGTGACGATGGGCGCCCTGGTCAATCGCTCGTATCTCCAGGGCACGTCTTCGAACCTCGCAACAGACCTGGCGCGGTACGGATCGCAAGCCACCTGGCGCGGCGTGTACTACCGGGGAGAGAAGATCGGCTTCACGGTCGGCCAGACGACGCCCGCCGATGACGGGTTTGTGATCGAAGAGGACGCGCGACTCCAGATGTCGCTCCTCGGAGCGACGACGGCTGCCATCATCCGGACCACGGCGCGCGTCGATCGTGAGTTCGCCCTGCGATCGTTCGACTTCTCGCTCGATCCGGGCACCGGGCCGATTCGCATCCAGGGGCAGGTCGACGGCACCCGCCTCTCGTTGACGACGACGTCGGCTGCCGGCACGCGTACCGAGACTCGCCAGTTGCCGGAGCCCCCGGCGCTCACCCTCAACCTGGCGCGCCGGCTTGCCGGCGCTGGCCTCACGCCCGGCGCGCGCCACCAGTGGACGATGTTCGATCCCGCAACGCTGCGGAACGCGCCGGTCACCATCGAGGTCGGCAAGCGCGAGCTGGCGGGCGCCGGCCTCAGCCGTGTCCCGGCCTTCAGGGTGCAGATGGATTTCGCCGGGCTGCGCACGACATCGTGGATCACCGACACGGGCGAAGTGGTGCGCGAGGAAAGCCCGATGGGGCTGATGACAATCCGCGAGCCCGCGGAGCGGGCACGCGGCCTCGCGATCTCGGACCGCGTCAGCGCCGATCTCCTGCGCGCCGCGGCCGTCGTGCCCACCTTCGCCGAGCGGGCGCCCCGGATCGATGAGACGCGTGACGTGCTGCGGCTGCGGCTGCGGCTCGATGGCGCGGACCTGCCGGGCGGCGACGCACTGCAGGGAGCGGGGCAGACGGTCCGCGGCAACGAGTTCGAGATTCGCGATCTGCTCGACATGACACCCGGCGCCGTGGATCCGCACGCCGGCCGCCACCTCGCGCCGGAACCGCTCATCGAGAGCGACGCGCCTGAGATCCGCGAGGAAGCGGACCGCGCGATCGCGGGGGCCGCCACGGCCCGGCAGAAAGCCGAGCGCCTGACGAGGTACGTCAACGGGCTGCTGGACAAGAAGCCCACGGTCAGCCTGCCGTCGGCACGCGAGGTGCTGCGAACGAAGGTGGGGGACTGCAACGAGCACACCGCCCTCTACGTGGCGATGGCCCGCGCGGCCGGCATCCCGGCGCGCGTGGCGGCCGGACTGGTGTACGTCCGGGGCGCGTTCTACTATCACGCGTGGCCGGAAGTGTACCTGTCCGACGGAACCAGCCGAGGGCTGTGGCTCCCGGTCGATCCCACGCTCAACCAGTTTCCGGCAGACGCCACCCACGTGCGGCTGGCGCGTGGAGGGCTGGACAAGCAGGCCGCCATCCTGCCGCTCATCGGCCGCATTCGCATCGCGATCACCGACGTGGAGCTTGCTCCCACGGCCACGCGCGTCGTCGCGGGGCGCCGGCAGGACGATCTCGGCACGCTTGACATCCCGCTCGCGCGGCGTCCGGCTCGAGGCCGCTGCGAATGA
- a CDS encoding ABC transporter ATP-binding protein, with translation MIAISDLVKRFGSFTAVDGVSLDVPSGQIHGFLGPNGAGKTTTLRMIAGLLRPDAGTIVVNGHDLSAEPEKAKASLGFIPDRPFIYEKLTAGEFLRFHGGLYGLDDRNGAMVERSREMLELFELSRWEHELVESFSHGMKQRLVMCAAFLHRPRAVVVDEPMVGLDPRGARLIKDVLRKMSERGVAILMSTHTLEVAQEMCDCISIILKGRIIARGTVEELRALAGHPDEHLTSVFLKLTGGSALQEIDEIL, from the coding sequence ATGATTGCCATCTCGGATCTCGTCAAGCGTTTCGGCAGCTTCACCGCGGTCGACGGCGTGTCGCTGGACGTGCCCTCGGGCCAGATCCACGGCTTCCTGGGCCCGAACGGCGCCGGCAAGACCACGACCCTGCGGATGATCGCGGGTCTGCTGCGCCCCGACGCCGGGACGATCGTCGTCAACGGCCACGACCTCTCAGCGGAGCCCGAGAAGGCGAAAGCGTCGCTCGGCTTCATTCCGGATCGCCCGTTCATCTATGAGAAGTTGACCGCCGGAGAGTTCCTGCGGTTTCACGGCGGCTTGTACGGCCTCGACGATCGCAACGGTGCGATGGTGGAGCGGTCGCGCGAGATGCTGGAGCTGTTCGAGCTGTCGCGTTGGGAGCACGAGCTGGTTGAGAGCTTCTCGCACGGCATGAAACAGCGGCTGGTGATGTGCGCAGCGTTCCTGCATCGGCCGCGCGCGGTGGTGGTCGACGAGCCGATGGTGGGGCTCGATCCGCGCGGCGCGCGGCTGATCAAGGACGTGCTCAGGAAGATGAGCGAGCGCGGCGTGGCGATTCTGATGAGCACGCACACGCTCGAGGTCGCGCAGGAGATGTGCGACTGCATCAGCATCATCCTCAAGGGGCGCATCATCGCGCGCGGCACGGTCGAGGAGTTGCGCGCCTTGGCCGGGCACCCGGACGAGCATCTCACGTCGGTGTTCCTGAAGCTGACCGGCGGCTCCGCGCTGCAGGAGATCGACGAGATCCTGTGA
- a CDS encoding UPF0182 family protein, with amino-acid sequence MPGFRSTKGALILTAVTLFFLLPSVAGFYTDWLWFKEVGYEALFSRRLSVSFGVGTAAFLVAFIVLWGNMALALASLTQPYVMVGATAQGQPILFNRAQIRRVATVVASLAALVLALPASGEWLAFLQFRHAVPFGAQDPIFGRDISFYVFRLPVYQFVRGMALALVLLCLAVSAGIYVLAGAAGLTTRGVGAPYGRARRHLSLLAAALFVLMAVGAWLDMAHVLVTPANIIHGASYVDVHARIPLLRVTIVVLGMGAALAVYHAFTVRRWPLLAAAAGYLVIWIGGELYAAGVQRMVVAPNEQVRELPYIEYNIAATRTAFALDRVEERELSGDAALTKADIARNADTLENVRLWDHQPLLDTFGQIQEIRSYYDFVSVDNDRYVVNGKYRQIMLSARELNSESLQNRSWVNARLNFTHGYGLTLGPVNQVTSEGLPVLFIKDIPPVSTVGLRISQPSVYFGELSSDYVLVKTRAREFHHPRGDDNVYTEYGGRGGVPLNGFFRRLMFSLRFRSSDILLTDVVTSQSRVLYHRKIADRVREIAPFLTFDSDPYLVIVDGRLIWLYDAYTTTDRYPYSTPARRGVNYIRNAVKIAIDAYDGTTVFYVAEPADPLVQTLARIFPGFFKPLEEMPESLRRHLRYPEDIFAIQTAVFSTYHMTNPGVFYNKEDQWEVPAIEVGPQPVVMQPYYTVMKLPGETEPEFLQMLPFTPRRKDNLAAWMVARSDGEHYGRLFVFQFPKQKVIFGPRQIVARINQDQVISPQITLWNQQGSQVIQGTLLVVPIEESLLYIRPLYLRASGGRIPELKRVIVAYQNQIVMEESLPVAPNRIFGAGAAQLPPREAFDLPPAALPAFEPATPAPGPLAPGESLESLAALAQEHYGRAIQAQRDGNWALYGEEIKKLGDVLARMRAQKPPIP; translated from the coding sequence GTGCCCGGGTTCCGATCCACGAAGGGTGCCCTGATTCTGACAGCGGTTACCCTTTTCTTCCTGCTGCCTTCCGTCGCCGGTTTCTACACCGACTGGCTCTGGTTCAAGGAGGTGGGCTACGAAGCGCTGTTCTCGCGGCGCCTGTCGGTGTCGTTCGGCGTGGGGACGGCCGCCTTCCTCGTGGCGTTCATCGTGCTCTGGGGAAACATGGCGCTCGCGCTCGCCTCGCTCACGCAGCCGTACGTGATGGTGGGTGCGACCGCGCAGGGGCAGCCGATCCTGTTCAACCGCGCGCAGATCCGCCGCGTGGCCACCGTGGTTGCGAGCCTCGCGGCGCTCGTGCTCGCGCTTCCTGCGTCGGGCGAGTGGCTCGCGTTCCTGCAGTTCCGGCATGCGGTCCCGTTCGGCGCGCAGGATCCGATCTTCGGCCGCGACATTTCCTTCTACGTGTTCCGGCTGCCGGTCTACCAGTTCGTGCGCGGGATGGCGCTCGCGCTCGTGCTGCTCTGTCTCGCGGTCAGCGCGGGCATCTACGTGCTTGCCGGGGCCGCGGGCCTCACAACGCGCGGCGTTGGCGCGCCGTACGGACGGGCGCGGCGCCACCTTTCCCTGCTGGCCGCCGCCCTGTTCGTCCTCATGGCCGTCGGCGCGTGGCTCGACATGGCGCACGTGCTCGTGACCCCCGCGAACATCATCCACGGGGCGTCGTACGTGGATGTCCACGCGCGGATCCCGCTGCTCCGGGTGACGATCGTGGTGCTCGGCATGGGCGCCGCGCTGGCCGTCTATCACGCCTTCACCGTGCGCCGGTGGCCGCTGCTCGCCGCCGCCGCGGGATACCTGGTGATCTGGATTGGCGGCGAACTCTATGCCGCGGGCGTTCAGCGCATGGTCGTCGCGCCGAACGAGCAGGTGCGCGAGCTGCCGTATATCGAATACAACATCGCCGCCACCCGCACCGCCTTTGCCCTGGACCGTGTCGAGGAACGGGAGCTGTCCGGCGATGCCGCGCTGACGAAGGCGGACATCGCCAGGAACGCGGACACGCTCGAGAACGTCCGGCTCTGGGACCACCAGCCGCTGCTCGACACCTTCGGGCAGATCCAGGAAATCCGCAGCTACTACGATTTCGTGTCCGTGGACAACGATCGCTACGTCGTCAACGGGAAGTACCGGCAGATCATGCTCTCGGCGCGCGAGTTGAACAGCGAGAGCCTGCAGAACCGGAGCTGGGTGAACGCCCGGCTGAATTTCACGCATGGCTACGGCCTGACGCTCGGGCCCGTGAACCAGGTCACGAGCGAAGGACTGCCCGTCCTCTTCATCAAGGACATCCCGCCGGTTTCGACCGTCGGCCTGCGCATCTCGCAGCCGTCGGTGTACTTCGGCGAGCTGTCGAGCGATTACGTGCTCGTGAAGACGCGCGCGCGCGAGTTCCACCACCCCCGCGGCGACGACAACGTCTACACGGAATACGGCGGCCGTGGCGGCGTGCCCCTGAACGGGTTCTTCCGGCGGCTGATGTTCAGCCTTCGCTTCCGGTCGTCCGACATCCTCCTGACCGACGTCGTCACGTCGCAGAGCCGCGTGCTGTACCACCGGAAGATCGCCGATCGCGTGCGCGAGATCGCGCCGTTCCTGACCTTCGATTCGGATCCGTACCTGGTCATCGTGGACGGCCGGCTGATCTGGCTGTACGACGCGTATACGACGACGGATCGGTACCCGTACTCGACGCCGGCGCGGCGCGGCGTCAATTACATCCGCAATGCCGTCAAGATTGCCATCGACGCGTACGACGGCACGACGGTGTTCTACGTCGCGGAACCGGCGGACCCGCTGGTCCAGACGCTTGCGCGCATCTTTCCGGGGTTCTTCAAGCCGCTTGAAGAGATGCCCGAGTCGTTACGGCGCCACCTCCGGTACCCGGAAGATATCTTCGCGATTCAGACGGCCGTGTTTTCGACCTACCACATGACGAACCCGGGCGTGTTCTACAACAAGGAAGACCAGTGGGAGGTGCCGGCGATCGAGGTCGGGCCGCAGCCGGTCGTGATGCAGCCGTATTACACCGTCATGAAGCTCCCCGGCGAGACCGAACCCGAGTTCCTGCAGATGCTCCCGTTCACGCCGCGGCGCAAGGACAACCTCGCCGCATGGATGGTGGCGCGCAGCGACGGCGAGCACTACGGCCGGTTGTTTGTCTTCCAGTTCCCGAAGCAGAAGGTCATCTTCGGCCCCCGGCAAATCGTCGCGCGGATCAACCAGGACCAGGTGATCTCCCCGCAGATTACGCTGTGGAACCAGCAGGGGTCTCAGGTGATCCAGGGCACGCTGCTCGTGGTGCCCATCGAGGAATCGCTGCTCTACATCCGGCCGCTGTATCTGCGCGCCTCCGGTGGTCGCATCCCCGAGCTGAAACGGGTGATCGTCGCCTACCAGAACCAGATCGTGATGGAAGAGTCGCTGCCGGTGGCGCCGAATCGGATCTTCGGCGCCGGCGCGGCGCAGCTCCCGCCGCGCGAGGCCTTCGATCTGCCGCCGGCGGCGCTGCCCGCGTTTGAGCCGGCGACCCCGGCGCCCGGGCCGCTGGCCCCCGGCGAGAGCCTGGAATCGCTCGCCGCGCTCGCGCAGGAGCACTACGGGCGGGCGATCCAGGCGCAGCGCGATGGAAACTGGGCGTTGTACGGCGAGGAGATCAAAAAGCTCGGCGACGTTCTGGCCCGCATGCGCGCCCAGAAACCGCCGATCCCCTGA